From the genome of Bactrocera oleae isolate idBacOlea1 chromosome 2, idBacOlea1, whole genome shotgun sequence, one region includes:
- the CCAP gene encoding cardioactive peptide isoform X3, protein MQLIITHKLRGIIQWKYEKRPFCNAFTGCGKKRSSLPYPLWKRAELDDAKMYNNEDMSEGLSDLIDINAEPAVENVQKQIMSQAKIFEAIKEASKEIFRQKNMQKLRQRETNSEVVEGV, encoded by the exons ATGCAACTAATTATTACG CACAAATTAAGAGGCATCATACAATGGAAATATGAGAAACGTCCTTTTTGCAACGCTTTTACTG GTTGTGGTAAAAAGCGTTCATCTCTCCCTTACCCGTTATGGAAACGTGCTGAGTTAGATGATGCCAAAATGTATAACAACGAAGATATGTCGGAAGGGCTGAGCGATCTAATCGACATAAATGCCGAGCCGGCTGTGgaaaatgtacaaaaacaaattatgtcGCAAGCCAAGATATTCGAGGCCATCAAGGAGGCGAGCAAAGAGATATTCCGACAGAAGAATATGCAGAAACTGCGACAGCGCGAAACAAATTCAGAAGTCGTCGAAGGAGTTTAG
- the CCAP gene encoding cardioactive peptide isoform X1, whose protein sequence is MLVWKLWSMIWLLCLHSTLQSEMDSEDLNHKLRGIIQWKYEKRPFCNAFTGCGKKRSSLPYPLWKRAELDDAKMYNNEDMSEGLSDLIDINAEPAVENVQKQIMSQAKIFEAIKEASKEIFRQKNMQKLRQRETNSEVVEGV, encoded by the exons atgttaGTATGGAAATTGTGGTCCATGATTTGGCTGCTGTGTCTACATTCTACACTACAAAGTGAAATGGATAGTGAGGATTTGAAT CACAAATTAAGAGGCATCATACAATGGAAATATGAGAAACGTCCTTTTTGCAACGCTTTTACTG GTTGTGGTAAAAAGCGTTCATCTCTCCCTTACCCGTTATGGAAACGTGCTGAGTTAGATGATGCCAAAATGTATAACAACGAAGATATGTCGGAAGGGCTGAGCGATCTAATCGACATAAATGCCGAGCCGGCTGTGgaaaatgtacaaaaacaaattatgtcGCAAGCCAAGATATTCGAGGCCATCAAGGAGGCGAGCAAAGAGATATTCCGACAGAAGAATATGCAGAAACTGCGACAGCGCGAAACAAATTCAGAAGTCGTCGAAGGAGTTTAG
- the CCAP gene encoding cardioactive peptide isoform X2, producing MPEFQLKFYLQHKLRGIIQWKYEKRPFCNAFTGCGKKRSSLPYPLWKRAELDDAKMYNNEDMSEGLSDLIDINAEPAVENVQKQIMSQAKIFEAIKEASKEIFRQKNMQKLRQRETNSEVVEGV from the exons CACAAATTAAGAGGCATCATACAATGGAAATATGAGAAACGTCCTTTTTGCAACGCTTTTACTG GTTGTGGTAAAAAGCGTTCATCTCTCCCTTACCCGTTATGGAAACGTGCTGAGTTAGATGATGCCAAAATGTATAACAACGAAGATATGTCGGAAGGGCTGAGCGATCTAATCGACATAAATGCCGAGCCGGCTGTGgaaaatgtacaaaaacaaattatgtcGCAAGCCAAGATATTCGAGGCCATCAAGGAGGCGAGCAAAGAGATATTCCGACAGAAGAATATGCAGAAACTGCGACAGCGCGAAACAAATTCAGAAGTCGTCGAAGGAGTTTAG
- the Cyp6d4 gene encoding probable cytochrome P450 6d4 produces MIALLLFLLLGTLLFCLIKYQYSYWNRRNFPSEPDTNIPCGCLTSVVKHEKSMGVAIYDAYLKTKSPFIGIYLLFRPAVMIRDAELAHQILIQDFTSFHDRGVYVDEKRDRLSCNLFSLRGQSWRSLRQKLTPSFSSGKLKAMFYSSDDIGDKMVKHLNKILPDEGSAEVDIKDILVTYAIDIIGSAIFGLDINSFEDPKNKFRCLVHQARRNNLFNANIAMLIFLCPSLIKYLVRLGFKNKTAVGLREILKDTIEYREKHNIVRKDMLQLMMQLRNTGKIAEDDDNWSANANTTIGDENEFTLDDIAAQGFIFYIAGQETTSSGAAFTIFELAQYPDLLARAQNEVHEVLARHNGQLSYDALQEMPFLDLCLQETNRKYPFPFLSRECTQDYTIPGTKHVIEKGTPIVIPLLGIHRDSQYFTNPMLYDPDRFSSSNANYNANAYMPFGAGPRQCIALRMGKINSKLALVKILQNFDVEVMSKREIIIDNHSVGIQPKGGVKVHLSKKTQPFN; encoded by the exons ATGATCGCGTTACTACTTTTTCTACTGTTGGGTACATTACTCTTCTGTTTGATTAAATATCAATATTCTTATTGGAATCGCCGCAATTTCCCCAGTGAACCGGATACGAATATTCCTTGCGGTTGTCTAACATCCGTAGTTAAACATGAGAAATCTATGGGAGTGGCAATATATGATGCCTATTTAAAGACCAAATCACCATTCATTggcatttatttgctttttcggCCGGCCGTTATGATACGCGATGCCGAATTGGCGCATCAAATACTCATACAAGATTTTACCAGTTTCCACGATCGCGGCGTATATGTTGATGAGAAGCGTGATCGTTTGTCATGCAATTTATTTTCGCTGCGCGGTCAAAGTTGGCGTTCGCTACGTCAAAAGCTGACACCTTCCTTCAGTTCGGGCAAGCTGAAAGCAATGTTTTACAGCTCCGATGATATTGGTGACAAAATGGTCAAACATCTTAATAAAATACTACCGGATGAGGGTAGTGCAGAAGTAGACATCAAGGACATTCTTGTGAC TTATGCTATCGACATAATCGGCTCGGCTATCTTCGGATTAGATATAAACAGTTTTGAAGATCCCAAAAATAAATTCAGATGTCTGGTACACCAAGCACGTCGAAATAACttatttaatgcaaatatcgcaatgttaatatttttgtgtCCATC CTTAATAAAATACTTGGTCCGTTTGGGTTTTAAGAATAAAACCGCCGTTGGTTTGCGTGAAATATTAAAAGACACAATCGAATACCGCGAAAAACATAACATTGTACGCAAAGATATGCTGCAGTTGATGATGCAACTAAGGAATACTGGCAAAATTGCCGAAGATGATGACAATTGGAGCGCAAACGCCAACACAA ccATTGGTGATGAGAATGAATTTACTTTGGACGACATAGCGGCACAAGGTTTCATTTTCTATATTGCCGGACAGGAAACTACGAGTTCAGGAGCTGCTTTCACCATTTTCGAGTTGGCACAATATCCAGATTTGTTGGCGCGTGCGCAAAATGAAGTGCATGAGGTGTTGGCACGCCACAATGGCCAGTTGAGTTATGACGCTTTGCAAGAAATGCCgtttttagatttatgtttacAAG AAACAAATCGCAAGTATCCATTCCCTTTTTTGAGCCGAGAATGCACGCAAGACTACACCATACCCGGCACCAAGCACGTGATCGAAAAAGGCACACCCATAGTCATTCCACTACTTGGCATCCATCGTGATTCACAATATTTTACGAATCCAATGTTATATGACCCCGATCGCTTTTCATCTTCGAATGCCAATTATAATGCCAACGCTTATATGCCCTTCGGTGCTGGACCACGTCAATGTATTGCTCTGCGTATGggtaaaattaattcaaaattggctcttgtaaaaattttacagaATTTCGATGTGGAAGTGATGAGCAAACGTGAAATCATCATAGATAATCATTCGGTGGGTATTCAACCGAAGGGAGGCGTAAAAGTACACCTCTCAAAGAAAACACAACCGTTTAATTAG
- the Dph4 gene encoding uncharacterized protein Dph4 has translation MSTKNFYEILKSTPTASLEELRRNYKQMILQCHPDKLQHIYNTDTNTTNTTSTNGDNATTITNNAAVITPATVDPNAEISISAASEHNSEEFVAINEAWNTLKDPVKRRQYDAELLLKKFQMHSNIFARLTLDDMKCCAATTTTNSGSDSGSDSDSEVACVDEIGGKSAAGNMYWYYTYDCRCGGQYIVDESVDSEILNRNQKRSTNMHSASKTSEEQKLQQQKQYNHDKNIEAAADSGAEISSTSICGNNSKSVRAGVCEDANRDGDDNAADDGDGEVLVECSECSLMIVLT, from the coding sequence ATGTCAACGAAGAATTtctatgaaattttaaaatccacACCAACGGCAAGCTTAGAAGAGCTGCGCCGCAATTATAAACAAATGATTCTACAATGTCATCCCGATAAATtacaacatatatataatacagataccaatacaacaaatacaaccaGTACTAATGGTGATAATGCCACAACCATAACTAATAATGCGGCGGTCATTACGCCTGCTACTGTTGACCCAAATGCCGAAATCTCAATTTCGGCAGCTTCAGAACATAACAGTGAAGAATTTGTAGCCATAAATGAAGCTTGGAATACGCTCAAAGACCCCGTAAAGCGACGACAGTACGATGCTGaattgttgttgaaaaaattccAAATGCACAGTAATATCTTTGCGCGCTTAACGCTTGACGACATGAAATGCTGTGCcgccaccacaacaacaaatagtggAAGTGACAGTGGCAGTGACAGTGATAGTGAAGTTGCATGCGTAGACGAGATAGGGGGCAAGTCTGCTGCGGGTAACATGTATTGGTACTATACATATGATTGCCGATGTGGTGGTCAGTATATTGTTGATGAGTCAGTGGACAGTGAAATACTCAACCGCAACCAGAAGCGTTCGACTAACATGCATAGTGCCAGTAAAACGTCGGAAGAGCAAAAactgcagcaacaaaaacaatataaccACGATAAGAATATTGAAGCAGCTGCTGACAGTGGCGCAGAAATTTCGTCTACATCGATATGTGGCAACAACAGTAAAAGTGTAAGAGCTGGTGTTTGTGAAGACGCCAATCGCGATGGCGACGACAACGCCGCCGACGATGGGGATGGCGAAGTGCTTGTCGAATGTAGTGAATGTTCTTTGATGATCGTATTGACTTGA
- the Spec2 gene encoding CDC42 small effector protein homolog: MASTGDIWLQWFSCCFHQPQSPSRRRHQRLHIDRSMIGNPTNFVHTGHIGSADVELSTNHLNALQTQMQSKGGYEMNSIRLQAC, from the exons ATGGCATCTACCGGCGATATTTGGTTACAATGGTTCTCCTGCTGTTTTCATCAACCACAATCACCGTCACGGCGACGCCACCAACGTCTGCATATCGATCGTTCGATGATCGGTAATCCAACGAATTTTGTACACACTGGACATATCGGTTCTGCCGATGTAGAACTCTCCACGAATCATTTGAATGCATTACAAACTCAAATGCAGAGCAAAGGTGGCTACGAAATGAACTCGATACGATTGCAG GCCTGCTGA
- the Atu gene encoding another transcription unit protein, which translates to MVENNSDDGSGSESEGSQSRSPSPQIAQTPGYSLEHHDPEPRSPHSAHSAASGSDRKSRSRSRSSSSSGSRSNSGSHSGTRSPSGSPHSKRSGSAQSIHSATSAASREHSARGSHEHSNVASPDQSPVASRQQTPVASRDQSPVAQEASPKRNAGTPVNQTPNDDDTRSQSPNLQIDDRANSRSRSRSQSRRSRSATPHSKSGGSSRSGSRSRSGTRSRSGSRAHSGSRSRSGTPASRKSEKSGSGSESGSDFGAQQKKKRKATASSGSESESAPRKRGSGGESDEGATVKAKKARIIDSDSDNEEQSQKIDANDIFGDADDISLSEDEGQKSDGGSRKSRSRTRSRSKSKSSSRSGSRRSGSGSRSRSRSRSRSSRSRTRSRSPARAEQQQKEDEPEPIPETRIDVEIPRIVTDLGKEIHFVKLPNFLSVDTRPFDKDTYEDEIDEEETMDEEGRQRIKLKVSNTIRWREYMANNGDMIKESNARFVRWSDGSMTLHLGNETFDVYRQPLHGDHNHMFIRQGTGLQGQAVFRTKLTFRPHSTESFTHKKMTMSLADRSQKTSGIKILTQVGKDPTTDRKYNLKKEEEKLRQAMRMQHKPQPKKKKGGAHDMHGAANSSYHHDEGSDDDNAISLSAIKNKYKKGSVGGGGAPSVTSEQKGSAIYSSDEDDGSDFDGRRSKKKDKPKSVKALRDSDSESEDERGSGKGRGGGSDSDASGTGDEGGGSARGRGGGSGSGSGSGSENDD; encoded by the exons ATGGTTGAAAATAATTCCGACGATGGAAGTG gtTCTGAATCTGAAGGTAGCCAAAGTAGATCTCCTTCGCCACAAATTGCACAAACACCGGGCTATTCCTTGGAGCATCATGATCCTGAACCACg TTCCCCTCATAGCGCTCATTCGGCTGCGAGTGGTAGTGATAGAAAATCACGTTCGCGTTCACGTTCATCCTCGAGTTCGGGATCACGCAGCAACTCAGGTTCACATTCCGGCACACGGTCTCCATCTGGTTCACCCCACAGCAAACGCTCAGGTTCAGCTCAAAGCATACACTCTGCCACATCGGCAGCCAGTAGAGAACATAGCGCCCGTGGAAGCCATGAGCATTCAAATGTGGCTAGCCCCGACCAATCACCTGTAGCAAGCCGACAACAAACACCAGTTGCAAGTCGTGACCAATCACCTGTCGCTCAAGAGGCTTCGCCGAAGCGTAATGCAGGCACACCTGTAAATCAAACTCCAAACGACGATGATACACGCTCTCAATCGCCTAACTTGCAAATAGATGACCGTGCAAATTCACGTTCACGTTCCCGTAGCCAAAGTCGTCGCTCCCGATCCGCTACACCCCATTCTAAATCTGGGGGATCTTCACGTTCAGGATCTCGATCAAGAAGTGGAACCAGGTCTCGTTCCGGATCGCGTGCACATTCAGGTTCACGCTCCCGATCAGGTACGCCTGCATCCCGCAAATCTGAAAAGTCTGGTAGTGGATCTGAATCAGGTAGTGATTTTGGTGCCCAACAGAAGAAAAAGCGTAAGGCCACAGCATCTAGTGGTTCTGAATCTGAAAGTGCTCCTCGCAAAAGAGGCAGTGGAGGCGAAAGTGATGAAGGTGCCACTGTAAAGGCGAAGAAAGCACGCATTATCGATTCAGACAGCGACAATGAAGAG CAATCGCAAAAAATCGATGCAAATGACATTTTTGGAGATGCCGATGATATCAGTCTATCTGAAGATGAGGGTCAAAAATCTGATGGTGGTTCCCGAAAAAGTCGTTCGCGCACCCGTTCACGTTCCAAGTCGAAATCAAGCTCTCGTAGTGGTTCACGCCGTTCAGGTTCCGGATCACGTTCGCGTTCAAGATCTCGTTCACGTTCTTCTCGTTCGCGCACTCGGTCAAGAAGCCCAGCACGAGCAGAACAACAGCAGAAGGAAGATGAGCCAGAACCTATTCCCGAAACTCGTATCGATGTCGAAATTCCACGCATAGTAACCGATCTGGGAAAGGAAATTCATTTTGTAAAACTTCCGAATTTCCTTTCGGTTGACACACGTCCCTTTGACAAGGACACTTATGAGGATGAAATTGATGAGGAGGAAACTATGGACGAAGAAGGTCGACAGCGCATCAAATTGAAAGTAAGTAATACCATTCGTTGGCGCGAATATATGGCAAATAATGGTGACATGATCAAAGAATCGAATGCCCGTTTTGTGCGTTGGTCAGACGGTAGCATGACATTACATTTGGGTAACGAAACCTTCGATGTGTATCGTCAACCTTTACATGGCGATCACAATCATATGTTCATTCGTCAAGGTACCGGTTTACAAGGACAAGCTGTCTTCCGCACCAAACTTACTTTCCGACCACACTCGACAGAATCATTTACACACAAGAAGATGACAATGTCACTGGCAGATCGTTCACAAAAGACCAGTGGCATTAAGATTCTCACACAAGTCGGCAAAGATCCCACCACCGATCGTAAGTATAACCTCAAAAAGGAAGAGGAAAAACTTCGCCAAGCAATGCGTATGCAACACAAACCGCAACCTAAGAAAAAGAAAGGTGGTGCGCATGATATGCATGGCGCTGCCAATTCATCGTATCATCACGACGAAGGAAGCGACGATGACAATGCTATTTCTCTTAGtgctatcaaaaataaatacaagaaaGGTAGTGTCGGTGGTGGTGGTGCACCTTCGGTAACCTCAGAACAAAAGGGTTCGGCCATTTACTCATCAGACGAAGACGATGGTTCCGACTTCGACGGGCGACGTAGCAAGAAAAAGGACAAGCCAAAGTCGGTGAAAGCGCTGCGTGATTCCGACAGCGAATCAGAAGATGAACGTGGCAGCGGTAAAGGAAGGGGCGGTGGCAGTGACAGTGACGCCAGTGGCACTGGTGATGAGGGTGGCGGCAGCGCTCGCGGTAGAGGCGGTGGTAGTGGCTCAGGCAGCGGCAGTGGCAGTGAAAATGATGATTAA
- the Hpf1 gene encoding histone PARylation factor 1-like: MSKQDCKYWEKCYQKNSAHLEKYNHPLKDCTTVSTSDSSPVKEKEAQKRRTTSEDYKREPKTDYSISKLNTDVGATISKNISIGERKEIDTDELRAEALGNIAGKNYMEIFAKRIKFSVQAEYDELLRSNEFIRHKFLVEMPPDFYDFWKFANSLKKDITGEEILEYFEKQFHLQLVGPFEFLAGRFHKAKLREPGDYLRHWRFFYDPPEFQTIFVRRDTGVHYGYWRDLPKDSDCLLIARNDSLKNCKFEFIAGNVFDAFLHYLDKDFTSTPFTATLVSSIRKSLQIFINVNEIKLKKLETLRKQRNAQVVSKTFHEAGIVVPYEGDTKVGYRPLIVSDGELKKILEVFVTAGPSDGDGNNEEIKAAVIEKLQPVATAANIAMDECDFGTSLELGIDLFCSGRKELHSLVQSLLVPAYSLLSRPQFIAISKAHMEQRSKSLKLSIFELDAL; encoded by the coding sequence ATGTCAAAACAAGACTGCAAATATTGGGAGAAATGTTATCAAAAAAATTCAGCGCATTTAGAGAAGTATAATCATCCACTCAAAGACTGTACTACAGTTTCAACTTCTGACTCTAGCCCAGTTAAAGAGAAAGAGGCACAGAAACGTAGAACAACATCCGAGGATTACAAACGAGAGCCAAAAACTGATTATTCTATAAGCAAACTGAACACGGATGTAGGGGCTACTATTAGTAAGAATATTTCTATTGGTGAACGTAAAGAAATAGATACTGATGAATTGCGTGCTGAGGCTCTTGGGAATATTGCCGGAAAAAATTACATGGAAATATTCGCTAAGCGTATTAAGTTTTCTGTGCAAGCTGAATACGATGAATTGTTGCGTAGTAATGAGTTCATACGCCACAAGTTCCTTGTTGAAATGCCTCCGGACTTCTATGATTTCTGGAAATTCGCAAACAGTTTGAAAAAAGATATCACAGGAGAAGAAATTTTGGAGTATTTCGAAAAGCAATTCCATCTGCAATTAGTGGGGCCGTTTGAATTTCTAGCTGGTCGCTTTCATAAAGCAAAGTTACGTGAACCAGGTGATTATTTACGTCATTGGCGTTTTTTCTATGATCCGCCAGAATTCCAAACGATTTTCGTACGTCGTGATACTGGTGTCCATTATGGTTATTGGCGTGATTTGCCGAAGGACAGTGATTGCCTTTTAATAGCACGCAACGACTCCTTAAAGAATTGTAAGTTCGAATTCATTGCAGGCAATGTTTTCGATGCATTCTTACATTACCTTGACAAAGATTTTACGAGCACACCGTTTACTGCAACTTTGGTATCATCCATACGTAAATCactgcaaatttttataaatgtgaatgaaataaaattaaaaaaattggagaCATTACGTAAACAACGAAATGCTCAAGTTGTGTCTAAAACTTTTCACGAGGCCGGTATTGTAGTACCCTACGAAGGCGATACAAAAGTCGGTTACAGACCACTAATTGTTTCCGATggagaattgaaaaaaatactggAAGTTTTCGTTACAGCTGGACCATCTGATGGCGATGGTAATAATGAGGAAATAAAAGCAGCCGTTATTGAGAAATTGCAACCAGTGGCCACAGCTGCTAATATAGCAATGGATGAATGTGATTTTGGCACATCTCTTGAGTTAGGAATCGACTTATTTTGTAGTGGACGGAAAGAGTTGCATTCTCTAGTACAATCTTTATTAGTGCCCGCGTATTCACTTTTAAGTCGGCCACAATTCATTGCTATTTCGAAAGCACATATGGAACAGCGTAGCAAATCGCTTAAACTTAGCATTTTCGAGTTGGACGCTTTGTAA
- the PSMG1 gene encoding proteasome assembly chaperone 1 gives MGCPMAFGELNIPSSRAFWDDCDEDEPVQKDTETKKLELLYEPNETQTPLRSKIFLLIEGKDVSEFVEASLLGGARKICKLPSPKSSLYYVQDKELLIALLQEDLTNSGELTELLLPFAKKAEKVITLTVKSKIEYQSENLKCVRDDITFIRAINSKLPQVEELEPPNFIVGVAAGIACWRHNANLPTSSYVAYTDNVSLDTLAAKPIIKLLQELGIDCKDSYKPIYKERSHLYM, from the exons atgggTTGTCCAATGGCTTTTGGAGAGCTAAATATTCCGTCTTCACGTGCGTTCTGGGATGATTGTGATGAGGACGAGCCAGTACAAAAGGATACGGAAACAAAGAA ACTCGAATTACTGTACGAACCAAATGAAACCCAAACTCCTTTACGCAGTaagatatttttgttaattgagGGCAAGGACGTGTCAGAATTTGTAGAAGCGTCATTATTAGGAGGAGCTcggaaaatatgtaaattgcCATCACCTAAGTCATCTTTGTATTATGTGCAGGACAAAGAACTATTGATCGCACTGTTGCAGGAAGATCTAACAAATAGCGGTGAATTAACAGAGTTATTACTTCCTTTTGCGAAAAAGGCGGAGAAAGTAATTACATTGACCGTAAAATCCAAAATAGAGTATCagagtgaaaatttaaaatgtgttcGTGATGATATTACTTTCATAAGGGCCATTAATTCCAAATTGCCCCAAGTTGAAGAACTTGAACCACCTAATTTCATAGTGGGTGTAGCAGCTGGAA TTGCTTGTTGGAGGCACAACGCGAATTTGCCTACTTCGTCCTATGTTGCCTATACTGACAATGTATCCCTGGATACATTGGCTGCAAAGCCTATAATAAAATTGCTGCAAGAACTGGGAATAGATTGTAAGGACAGTTACAAGCCTATTTATAAAGAAAGGTCAcatctatatatgtaa
- the Rpn5 gene encoding 26S proteasome non-ATPase regulatory subunit 12, producing the protein MDNYLFEGGRITKMEVDYSPACDEKIPLAKDMARKNPEAFHGAIELLLQLEKQTRLGADMVSCSRVLVAICQICFEAQNWNALNEYVSLLARRRSQLKQAVSKMIQECCTYVDKTPDKATKLKLIDTLRSVTEGKIYVEIERARLTKILADIKEADGDIPGAASVMEELQVETYGSMDKREKVELILEQMRLCLLKEDFVSTQIIAKKISIKFFDDPAQHDLKLKFYNLMIRLDRDGSFLKTSRHYQAIAEPARPVPAVPQLTEEEKKKLSEEDKKKREDEIKAAAAAAAALSTVELTPEQEKEQKEKLICAVLYCVLAPYDNEQSDMMAHLSKKKKLENIPAYREILRLFMSKELINFDTFNSDFGSVLAENEMFSDSTKHGRKCISELKDRLIEHNIRIIAMYYSRIHLQRMSELLNLPTNRCEEYLSKLANSDTIRVKIDRPVGIIYFTTKKSASDILNNWANDVNQLMSLVNKTCHLINKEECIHSAIGVVVEE; encoded by the exons atgGATAATTACCTGTTCGAAGGCGGTCGCATCACTAAAATGGAGGTTGATTATTCACCTGCATGTGATGAGAAAATTCCATTAGCCAAAGATATGGCAAGAAAAAATCCAGAAGCCTTCCACGGCGCCATCGAGCTGCTACTGCAACTTGAGAAACAAACTCGTCTG GGCGCCGATATGGTTTCTTGTTCGCGTGTACTTGTCGCAATATGCCAGATTTGTTTTGAAGCTCAAAACTGGAATGCTTTAAATGAATATGTTTCATTACTGGCTCGTCGGCGATCGCAACTTAAACAAGCTGTCTCAAAAATGATACAAGAATGCTGCACTTATGTTGATAAAACGCCTGACAAAGCCACAAAATTGAAGCTTATTGATACTCTGCGTTCAGTAACTGAGGGCAAAATTTACGTAGAAATTGAACGTGCAAGACTAACGAAAATTCTGGCAGATATCAAAGAAGCTGATGGGGATATTCCTGGTGCAGCTTCTGTAATGGAAGAATTACAAGTCGAAACATATGGTTCAATGGATAAACGTGAAAAGGTTGAATTGATTTTGGAACAAATGCGGCTTTGTTTGTTGAAGGAAGACTTTGTTTCCACGCAAATCATAGCCAAGaaaataagcattaaattttttgatgatCCAGCCCAACACGATTTAAAGCTGAAATTCTACAATCTTATGATCCGGCTGGACCGCGATGGTTCTTTCTTGAAAACTTCTCGTCACTACCAGGCAATCGCGGAACCAGCACGTCCTGTACCAGCAGTCCCGCAATTAACTGAGGAGGAAAAGAAGAAATTAAGCGAGGAGGATAAAAAGAAGCGAGAAGATGAAATAAAAGCAGCAGCTGCTGCAGCGGCCGCATTGTCAACTGTAGAACTGACTCCCGAACAGGAAAAGGAACAAAAAGAGAAGCTTATCTGCGCTGTCCTTTACTGCGTATTAGCGCCATATGACAATGAACAAAGTGATATGATGGCACATTTATCGAAAAAGAAAAAGCTCGAAAACATACCCGCTTATCG AGAAATATTGCGTTTGTTCATGTCGAAGGAACTGATAAATTTCGACACATTCAACTCTGATTTCGGAAGTGTATTGGCCGAGAATGAAATGTTTTCAGACAGCACAAAACATGGTCGCAAATGTATATCGGAATTAAAGGATCGTTTAATAGAGCAT AATATTCGTATTATTGCGATGTACTATTCCCGTATTCACCTCCAACGCATGAGTGAGTTGCTCAACTTGCCAACAAACCGCTGTGAAGAATACCTTTCAAAATTAGCGAATAGTGACACCATAAGAGTAAAAATTGATCGCCCTGTTGGAATAATTTACTTCACCACTAAAAAGAGCGCCTCGGATATTTTGAATAACTGGGCGAACGATGTGAATCAATTGATGTCATTGGTAAATAAGACTTGTCATCTTATCAATAAGGAAGAATGCATTCATTCGGCTATTGGAGTAGTTGTAGAGGAGTAG